A genomic region of Mycolicibacterium poriferae contains the following coding sequences:
- a CDS encoding amidase: MDRISAVADDALGEFDAVGLVEALRTGTVSPTEVIEAAIARTEAVNPALNGLAYEAYDRARTRSRRSHPYGGFLDGVPTFIKDNVAVAGMPTMEGTDAWEPRIAAEDGDFARAYLATGLVPLGKTLLSEFGFSASAEHPRLGPVRNPWHTEHTAGASSSGSAAFVAAGVVPIAHANDGGGSIRIPAACNGLVGLKPTRGRLPLDANMRQMPLHIVHNGVVTRSVRDTAAFYREMERVQRNPRLPAIGDVTGPSANRLRIAVCTRSIAREASPEVTELTHKTAAVLERLGHHVTAIENPVPERFMDDFLLYWSFLAFALVRGGRRTFGQSFQRSQLDNLTLGLERHAARRLHRLPAALARLARIRRVTSRLTASYDIVLTPTLADVTPRIGHLDPTADYQQIIDRLIDWVAFTPLQNATGEPAISLPLAESASGLPVGMMFSAAHGEDARLLELAFELEQAQPWPTLWT; the protein is encoded by the coding sequence ATGGATCGCATCAGCGCTGTTGCCGACGACGCCCTGGGTGAGTTCGACGCCGTCGGGTTGGTGGAGGCGCTGCGCACCGGCACGGTGTCGCCGACCGAGGTGATCGAGGCCGCCATCGCGCGCACCGAAGCGGTGAACCCGGCGCTGAACGGGCTGGCGTACGAGGCCTACGACCGGGCCCGGACCCGGTCCCGGCGGTCGCACCCCTACGGCGGCTTCTTAGACGGGGTACCGACCTTCATCAAAGACAACGTCGCTGTCGCGGGAATGCCGACGATGGAGGGAACCGATGCGTGGGAGCCGCGAATCGCCGCCGAGGACGGTGATTTCGCGCGCGCGTATCTGGCGACCGGTCTGGTTCCTCTGGGCAAGACGCTGCTCTCGGAGTTCGGTTTCAGCGCTTCCGCCGAGCATCCACGGCTGGGCCCGGTGCGGAATCCCTGGCACACCGAGCACACCGCTGGCGCGTCGTCGTCAGGCTCTGCGGCATTCGTGGCGGCCGGGGTGGTGCCCATCGCACACGCCAACGACGGTGGCGGATCGATCAGGATCCCCGCTGCCTGCAACGGGCTGGTCGGGCTGAAGCCGACCCGCGGCCGGCTGCCGCTGGACGCCAACATGCGCCAGATGCCGTTGCACATCGTGCACAACGGAGTGGTGACCCGCAGCGTGCGCGACACCGCGGCCTTCTACAGAGAGATGGAACGCGTCCAGCGCAACCCCAGACTGCCTGCCATCGGGGACGTGACCGGGCCGAGCGCCAATCGCCTGCGAATTGCGGTGTGCACACGCTCCATTGCCCGCGAAGCCAGCCCCGAGGTCACCGAGCTGACCCACAAGACTGCCGCTGTTCTCGAGCGACTCGGTCATCACGTGACGGCCATCGAGAATCCGGTGCCCGAGCGGTTCATGGATGACTTCCTGCTGTACTGGTCGTTCCTGGCGTTCGCCCTGGTGCGTGGCGGCCGCCGGACCTTCGGGCAGAGCTTCCAGCGCAGTCAACTCGACAATCTGACACTGGGACTCGAACGCCACGCGGCGCGGCGTCTGCACCGGCTACCTGCGGCGCTCGCCCGCCTCGCCCGCATCCGACGTGTCACGTCACGTCTGACGGCGAGCTACGACATCGTGCTCACACCGACCTTGGCCGACGTCACCCCCCGTATCGGTCATCTCGACCCGACGGCCGATTATCAACAGATCATCGACAGACTCATCGACTGGGTCGCCTTCACCCCACTGCAGAACGCGACGGGTGAACCGGCCATCTCGCTGCCGCTTGCGGAATCCGCGTCGGGTCTGCCCGTCGGCATGATGTTCTCTGCGGCGCATGGCGAAGATGCCCGCCTGCTCGAATTGGCCTTCGAGCTCGAGCAAGCCCAGCCGTGGCCGACGCTCTGGACCTGA
- a CDS encoding ABC transporter permease: METSPVANTAPHTRAPQIPTGSQNTFVCLVRFALANIRRRPERFVLSVVGIALAIACVTVVRTISAGFAITGAESITDVLGGGQLWVVPAAGTHFDPQAQALVAAGPAPALTVPAGWSATRTLSGVVEVDGEPVALQGRDGIAGGEAVVGSKLAERLGVGRGDDVTVGAQQLRVVTAGDGQSLTVSTALARSLVGDNGWWVVSAPAGQENRRDLAAAFGAAAGLPYTADPAVRPDAAGTGMIYDTVGGSGPLTFEQKFSALFSGKVTGSTLGLISMIGLVLGFVIAVSSFLAAVTERKREFGIMSSIGLADEVLYFFLVESAMVFLTSYVVGVIVAGIAVALVIPGIATMTAWLQGAALTAMFLPAMAIVGALVPVHRLLQQRPVSLLGDRW; this comes from the coding sequence GTGGAGACCAGTCCGGTCGCAAACACGGCCCCGCACACACGAGCACCGCAGATCCCCACCGGCTCGCAGAACACGTTCGTCTGCCTGGTTCGGTTCGCCCTGGCCAACATTCGGCGCCGGCCGGAGCGCTTCGTGCTGTCCGTGGTGGGCATCGCGCTCGCGATCGCCTGTGTGACGGTCGTGCGGACGATCTCGGCAGGCTTCGCGATCACCGGTGCCGAGTCGATCACCGATGTGCTCGGCGGAGGTCAGCTTTGGGTGGTTCCGGCCGCCGGCACGCACTTCGACCCGCAGGCGCAGGCCTTGGTCGCCGCCGGCCCCGCCCCCGCGCTCACGGTGCCCGCAGGCTGGTCGGCCACCCGCACGCTGTCGGGCGTCGTCGAGGTCGACGGAGAGCCGGTGGCTCTGCAGGGCAGGGACGGAATCGCCGGCGGCGAAGCCGTTGTGGGATCCAAACTGGCTGAACGGCTCGGGGTCGGGCGGGGTGACGACGTCACCGTAGGTGCGCAGCAGTTGCGTGTCGTGACAGCCGGGGACGGGCAATCGCTGACGGTGTCGACTGCGCTGGCCCGCTCACTGGTAGGTGACAACGGATGGTGGGTGGTGTCCGCCCCGGCGGGCCAGGAGAACCGACGCGATCTCGCCGCGGCATTCGGCGCTGCGGCGGGTCTGCCCTACACCGCGGATCCGGCCGTGCGACCGGATGCCGCAGGTACCGGCATGATCTACGACACCGTGGGTGGGTCGGGCCCTTTGACCTTCGAGCAGAAGTTCTCGGCGCTGTTCTCCGGCAAGGTGACCGGATCCACGCTCGGGTTGATCTCCATGATCGGACTGGTACTGGGGTTCGTCATCGCGGTCTCGTCGTTCCTGGCGGCGGTCACCGAGCGCAAGCGGGAGTTCGGCATCATGTCCAGCATCGGATTGGCCGACGAAGTGCTCTACTTCTTCCTCGTCGAATCGGCGATGGTGTTCCTGACGTCGTATGTCGTCGGTGTGATCGTTGCGGGTATCGCTGTCGCGCTGGTCATCCCCGGCATCGCCACGATGACGGCGTGGCTGCAGGGAGCGGCGTTGAC